A single window of Caldilineales bacterium DNA harbors:
- a CDS encoding insulinase family protein — translation MKTPNLPGPHNLTVATLANGLQVWVYENSSSPTIVLDAYLRGGAACELAAQTGLAQLTATMLRRGSQRRSFDQINEQLEEVGAMMGFGSGRHVLSFDSKCLTADFDLTLELLTESLTAPAFDAGQLEQVRAQYLTGIRERQQNTRATAGLGFRELLFPGHPYGRALSGYEDTITPLSRDDILGFYQQWVGPAGGVVVVVGDIAAGDAVARLQSTLGQWQPSPDPAIPSTPPAPVLEQTAIRQTTLPGKSQSDLVLGWMGLNSHHPDFETARVCNSILGQFGMGGRLGANVRQRQGMAYYTSSHLETFVAGGSWYAIAGVHPTNIDQTVRTILSEVERIVQEAVTEEELAEVQARFVGSLPLRLETNAGIAGQLLEMAWFDEGLDYLLTYADRIHSIDRAGVLRLAQTYLRPDCYALSIAGPAN, via the coding sequence ATGAAGACGCCCAACCTCCCCGGCCCGCACAACCTCACCGTCGCCACCCTGGCGAATGGCTTGCAGGTCTGGGTCTACGAAAACTCCAGCAGCCCCACCATCGTCCTCGACGCCTACCTGCGTGGCGGGGCCGCTTGCGAGCTGGCGGCGCAGACCGGGCTGGCCCAACTGACGGCGACGATGCTGCGCCGCGGGTCGCAGCGGCGCTCGTTCGACCAGATCAACGAGCAACTGGAAGAGGTCGGGGCGATGATGGGCTTTGGCAGCGGCAGGCATGTCCTCTCTTTCGACAGCAAATGCCTGACCGCCGACTTCGACCTGACCCTGGAGCTTTTGACCGAGAGCCTGACCGCACCGGCCTTCGACGCTGGGCAGCTGGAGCAAGTGCGCGCCCAATACCTCACCGGCATCCGCGAGCGGCAGCAGAACACCCGCGCCACTGCCGGCCTGGGCTTTCGCGAACTGCTGTTCCCCGGCCATCCCTACGGGCGCGCCCTTTCGGGCTACGAAGACACGATCACCCCCCTCAGCCGGGACGACATCCTCGGCTTCTACCAGCAGTGGGTGGGGCCGGCCGGCGGGGTGGTGGTGGTCGTCGGCGACATCGCCGCCGGCGATGCCGTGGCGCGCCTGCAGAGCACCCTGGGCCAATGGCAGCCATCGCCCGACCCCGCCATCCCCTCCACTCCCCCCGCGCCCGTCCTCGAACAGACAGCCATCCGCCAGACGACGCTGCCCGGCAAGAGCCAGAGCGATCTCGTTCTGGGCTGGATGGGGTTGAACTCCCACCATCCCGACTTCGAGACGGCGCGGGTCTGCAACAGCATCCTGGGCCAATTCGGCATGGGCGGCAGGCTGGGCGCCAATGTGCGCCAGCGTCAGGGCATGGCCTACTACACTTCCAGCCACCTGGAAACATTCGTGGCCGGCGGCAGCTGGTACGCCATCGCCGGCGTCCATCCCACCAACATCGACCAGACCGTGCGCACGATCCTGAGCGAGGTCGAGCGCATCGTCCAGGAGGCGGTGACCGAGGAGGAACTGGCGGAAGTGCAAGCGCGGTTCGTGGGTTCATTGCCCCTCCGCCTGGAGACCAACGCCGGTATCGCCGGACAACTGTTGGAGATGGCCTGGTTCGACGAGGGCCTGGACTATCTGCTGACCTACGCCGACCGCATTCACAGCATCGACCGCGCCGGCGTCCTGCGCCTGGCCCAAACCTATCTCCGGCCCGACTGCTATGCCCTCAGCATCGCCGGGCCAGCGAACTGA
- the acpS gene encoding holo-ACP synthase, whose translation MRTGVDLIEISRFQTVLAHHGQRFLQRVFTPQEVAAYGSRPASLAARWAGKEAVAKALGSGIGVVRWRDIEILSDADGAPRLLLHGQAAARSAELGLSAWSISLSHTHTLAIAFVVALETETPPFTAR comes from the coding sequence ATGCGCACCGGCGTCGATCTGATCGAAATCTCCCGCTTCCAGACCGTGCTCGCCCACCACGGACAGCGTTTCTTGCAGCGCGTCTTCACCCCCCAGGAAGTCGCCGCCTATGGCAGCCGGCCGGCCTCGTTGGCGGCGCGCTGGGCCGGCAAAGAGGCCGTCGCCAAGGCCCTGGGCAGCGGCATCGGCGTCGTGCGCTGGCGGGATATCGAGATTCTGAGCGATGCCGATGGCGCCCCGCGCCTGCTCTTGCACGGGCAAGCGGCCGCACGCAGCGCCGAGCTGGGCCTTTCGGCCTGGTCGATCAGCCTTTCGCACACCCACACACTTGCCATCGCCTTCGTTGTCGCCCTTGAAACAGAGACGCCCCCTTTCACGGCGAGATGA